A DNA window from Micromonospora sp. NBC_01739 contains the following coding sequences:
- the rpsP gene encoding 30S ribosomal protein S16, which produces MAVKIRLLRMGKIRNPQYRIVIADSRTKRDGRAIEFVGIYQPKEDPSVIEVKSERVQYWLSVGAQPSEAVQRLLELTGDWQKFKGLPAPPPLKVAPERVDRTAAYEAEAKAAAGVADTPAKPAKKAAKAEAEAPKAEEPAAADSGEQA; this is translated from the coding sequence GTGGCCGTAAAGATCCGGCTCCTGCGGATGGGCAAGATCCGCAACCCGCAGTACCGCATCGTCATCGCCGACTCGCGTACCAAGCGCGACGGCCGGGCGATCGAGTTCGTCGGGATCTACCAGCCGAAGGAAGACCCTTCGGTGATCGAGGTCAAGTCGGAGCGGGTCCAGTACTGGCTGTCCGTCGGCGCCCAGCCGAGCGAGGCGGTGCAGCGGCTGCTGGAGCTGACCGGTGACTGGCAGAAGTTCAAGGGCCTGCCGGCCCCGCCGCCGCTGAAGGTGGCGCCGGAGCGGGTCGACCGCACGGCCGCCTACGAGGCCGAGGCCAAGGCCGCCGCCGGTGTGGCGGACACCCCGGCCAAGCCGGCCAAGAAGGCCGCCAAGGCCGAGGCGGAGGCGCCGAAGGCCGAGGAGCCGGCCGCTGCGGACTCCGGTGAGCAGGCCTGA
- the rplS gene encoding 50S ribosomal protein L19 gives MNILDALDAQSKRTDLPDFRAGDTVKVHARVVEGNRSRVQIFQGVVIRRQGAGLRETFTVRKLSFGVGVERTYPINSPAIDRIEVVTRGDVRRAKLYYLRELRGKKAKIKELREKQPS, from the coding sequence ATGAACATCCTGGACGCTCTTGACGCCCAGTCGAAGCGCACCGACCTTCCCGACTTCCGCGCCGGTGACACCGTGAAGGTGCACGCGCGAGTGGTCGAGGGTAACCGCTCCCGGGTCCAGATCTTCCAGGGCGTGGTCATCCGTCGCCAGGGCGCCGGACTGCGCGAGACCTTCACCGTCCGCAAGCTCAGCTTCGGCGTCGGTGTCGAGCGGACCTACCCGATCAACAGCCCGGCGATCGACCGGATCGAGGTCGTGACCCGTGGTGACGTCCGCCGCGCCAAGCTCTACTACCTGCGCGAGCTGCGGGGCAAGAAGGCCAAGATCAAGGAGCTGCGCGAGAAGCAGCCGAGCTGA
- the trmD gene encoding tRNA (guanosine(37)-N1)-methyltransferase TrmD, with translation MRVDIVSIFPEYFAPLDLSLIGKARANGTLRLGVHDLRTWTHDVHRTVDDTPYGGGPGMVMRPEPWGAALDALAPAESAATPRLLVPSPAGVPFTQALAYEWAAEPHLIFACGRYEGIDQRVLDHAATRMPVTEVSLGDYVLFGGEVAVLVILEAVTRLLPGVLGNAGSLTEESHAHGLLEAPMYTKPAAWRGLEVPEVLRSGDHGRIARWRRDEALQRTGRRRPDMLAALDPEQLDKRDVATLDRAGFPVPGRDMAK, from the coding sequence ATGCGTGTCGACATCGTGTCGATCTTCCCGGAGTACTTCGCCCCCCTGGATCTGTCCCTGATCGGCAAGGCTCGGGCCAACGGCACCCTGCGGCTGGGCGTACACGATCTGCGTACCTGGACCCACGACGTGCACCGCACGGTCGACGACACCCCGTACGGCGGTGGGCCGGGCATGGTGATGCGGCCCGAGCCCTGGGGTGCGGCCCTGGACGCCCTGGCCCCCGCGGAGTCGGCGGCGACCCCCCGACTGCTGGTGCCCTCCCCGGCCGGGGTGCCCTTCACCCAGGCGTTGGCGTACGAGTGGGCCGCCGAGCCGCACCTGATCTTCGCCTGCGGCCGGTACGAGGGCATCGACCAGCGGGTCCTGGACCACGCGGCCACCCGGATGCCGGTCACCGAGGTCAGTCTGGGCGACTACGTGCTCTTCGGTGGCGAGGTGGCCGTGCTGGTGATCCTGGAGGCGGTCACCCGGCTGCTGCCCGGGGTGCTCGGCAACGCCGGCTCGCTGACCGAGGAGTCACACGCCCACGGGCTGCTGGAAGCGCCGATGTACACCAAGCCGGCGGCCTGGCGGGGGCTGGAGGTGCCGGAGGTGCTGCGCTCCGGCGACCACGGGCGGATCGCCCGCTGGCGCCGCGACGAGGCCCTGCAGCGCACCGGCCGACGTCGGCCGGACATGCTGGCCGCCCTCGACCCTGAGCAGTTGGACAAACGGGACGTGGCGACCCTCGACCGGGCCGGGTTTCCGGTGCCCGGACGGGATATGGCAAAGTAG
- a CDS encoding RNA-binding protein: MRTPVSRPDMALRPALEHLVKGIVDHPDDVRVRMVDSRRGKRLEVRVHPEDLGTVIGRSGRTAKALRQVIGSIGGRGVRVDIVDSY, translated from the coding sequence CTGCGGACTCCGGTGAGCAGGCCTGACATGGCACTGCGGCCGGCGTTGGAGCACCTGGTCAAGGGCATCGTCGATCACCCCGATGACGTACGCGTCCGGATGGTCGACTCCCGTCGGGGCAAGCGGCTCGAAGTCCGCGTGCACCCCGAGGACCTGGGCACCGTGATCGGGCGGTCCGGTCGGACCGCCAAGGCACTGCGCCAGGTGATCGGCTCCATCGGTGGGCGCGGCGTGCGCGTCGACATCGTCGACTCGTACTGA
- the rimM gene encoding ribosome maturation factor RimM (Essential for efficient processing of 16S rRNA): protein MQLIVGRIGKPHGIRGEVTVEVRTDEPETRFAPGMVLTTMPGAVPRGRQEPAASPGERYEVPAELTVEAARWHQGHLLVAFDGVLDRNVAEALRGTLLAVDSADVAPPEDPEEFHDHQLVGLAVVTPAGERLGEVARIDHAPASDLLVLRRPEGRTALIPFIKVMVPEVDLAGGRVVVDLPDGLLDL, encoded by the coding sequence ATGCAGCTCATCGTCGGCAGGATCGGCAAGCCGCACGGCATCCGCGGTGAGGTCACCGTGGAAGTGCGTACGGACGAGCCCGAGACGCGGTTCGCCCCCGGCATGGTGTTGACCACCATGCCGGGGGCGGTTCCCCGTGGCCGCCAGGAGCCGGCCGCCAGTCCGGGAGAGCGCTACGAGGTGCCCGCCGAGCTGACCGTGGAGGCTGCCCGCTGGCACCAGGGTCATCTCCTGGTCGCCTTCGACGGCGTGCTGGACCGCAACGTCGCGGAGGCGTTGCGGGGCACCCTGCTCGCCGTGGACAGCGCCGACGTGGCCCCGCCGGAGGACCCGGAGGAGTTCCACGACCACCAACTGGTCGGGCTGGCCGTGGTCACCCCGGCCGGGGAGCGACTGGGCGAGGTGGCCCGGATCGACCACGCACCCGCCTCGGATCTGCTGGTGCTGCGTCGCCCCGAGGGACGTACCGCGCTGATTCCCTTCATCAAGGTGATGGTCCCCGAGGTCGATCTCGCCGGTGGTCGCGTCGTGGTCGACCTGCCTGACGGCCTGCTCGACCTCTGA